In Myxococcota bacterium, the DNA window GTCGTCGTTCTCCGCGAGCCGCTGCAGCCAGACGGCCGACACGCGCACGTGGCGAATCTCGTCCGCGTGGACCCTCTCGCACACCTCGGCGCTCTCGGTGTCTCCCGCTTCGCGAAACGCCTCGGCGTAGAGCCCGGAGAAATCGAGGTTCGCCTGCTCGAGCGTCAGCCCCATCGCGGAGAGGAAGGCTGCCGGGCCCGCCGGCGCGGCCGCGATCGTCGCGGCGTGGCGCCAGAAGTAGTCCGAGCGGGGGTGGTCGGCGAGCTGGCCGCCATGGGCCGAGAGGCGTTCGAGGTAGAGCTGGCAATGCCGCTGCTCGTCTTCGAGGATGCCGCGCCAGGCGGCGCGCAACTCGGCGGGAAGCTCGGGCCAGCGCAGCAGCGCCCAGGCGAAGAGCTCGACGGCCATCAGCTCGTGGTGGGCGAAGCGGGCCAGGCACGAGGCGCGGGCGCTGGCCTCCCGCAGAGCCGAGGGCCGCGGCAGCTTCCCGGCCTTCGCTGTGAGGGCGATCTCGGGGGCCCTCGCCGGTTCCGTGACGTCGAGGGCCGGCCCGGGCTGGGCGTCGCGGCACGCCGGCGGCGGCGGCGCGAGTTTCGTCTCGAGATCGCCATTTTCGAGGATGCCGCGGCAGAAATCGCGCAGGGTCGGGGTCGTCACGGGCACGAGGATAGCGACCTCAGGAAGCGGCAATCCGTGTGCAGCTCTCGCGCAAAACGCGCCGCGCCGTGGGCTCAACCAGGGCTCGGGTTCATCCGATGAGTCGGAGCGTGAGAGACGCGAAGCGCTGGGCTCTGTCGATCGCCGTTCTCGGCTTCGGAATGGCTGTCTGCCTGCCTGCGGACGCGCAGATCTATCGGTGGACGGATGAGGACGGGCGTCTCCACTTCACCGAACAGCTCGAGAAGGTGCCCCTCGAGTACCGCGCGCAGGTGCGTCGTAACATGCGCGCGAGTCGCAACGCGCGTGGGGTGCAGACCTTCGAGAACGGCGGCAAGGGCGCGGCACCCGCCAGTCACGCGAGCACCGCCCGGCGCGTGCTTCCGCGCACCGTGACCCGCGGCGGCGAGATCGAAATCCCGTTTCAGCGCAACGGCTCACTGATGCGTGTCGAGGCCACGCTCAACGACCTGGTGCGAGTTCCGTTCCTGATCGACACGGGGGCGAGCGGCGTCTCGATCCCCTCGATCTACGCAGAGAAACTCGGCATTCGCATCCGCTCGGACACCGACTTCGTGCAGGTCCACACGGCGAACGGCGTCGTGGCGCGGGCGCTCGTGCCGGTGCAGTCTGTTCAGGTGGGCGGGGCACGGGTCGAGCACCTGACGGCCACCGTCAAT includes these proteins:
- a CDS encoding DUF455 family protein → MTTPTLRDFCRGILENGDLETKLAPPPPACRDAQPGPALDVTEPARAPEIALTAKAGKLPRPSALREASARASCLARFAHHELMAVELFAWALLRWPELPAELRAAWRGILEDEQRHCQLYLERLSAHGGQLADHPRSDYFWRHAATIAAAPAGPAAFLSAMGLTLEQANLDFSGLYAEAFREAGDTESAEVCERVHADEIRHVRVSAVWLQRLAENDDDWQAYTSTVPFPFGANRAKGRRFDAESRRLAGLSETFIEGVRAASSQTR
- a CDS encoding aspartyl protease family protein, which encodes MRDAKRWALSIAVLGFGMAVCLPADAQIYRWTDEDGRLHFTEQLEKVPLEYRAQVRRNMRASRNARGVQTFENGGKGAAPASHASTARRVLPRTVTRGGEIEIPFQRNGSLMRVEATLNDLVRVPFLIDTGASGVSIPSIYAEKLGIRIRSDTDFVQVHTANGVVARALVPVQSVQVGGARVEHLTATVNPSMRIGLLGGDFFNNFVYRVDAARGVMTLVPNPNIRGGLGPDQWRRRFETVNDPLRRIALYLSTRRDLRQDERAPLLARRKELEAELARLEREADRLDVPQIWRE